CGCTTTCCTGATCGAGGTAGCCGACACGGCCCGAGGCATTCCGGGCTACGTCACCAGTCTTCCGCAGAAGCTAACGGACGCTCCGGTCATTGAACGGGACCCGAACAAAGCCGGGTGGATGGGTCCGCCGGACAGGCAGAAGGAGAGCCGGTGATGGTGGCCCCAGCGGGTCACAGATTCAGGGAGGCGCACTTGGCGAGTTCGACGGGGTTGCTGTGCAGGGGGCTCTCGGTATGGCCCTCGAATGCGGCATCGATGGCGGCGATGATGGCCTCGGCGCTGAGCAGTTCGGGGAGGACAACGTAGTCGGCTCCCAGCTCGTAAAGTCTGGTTGCCTGCTCGATGGAAGTCGCGGTCACGATAATCTTGGCCTGGGGGTTGACTCGGCGCAGCATCTTCAGCAGGTGGGCGTTGTCGATTCCGCGGAGGAAATCGTCGGAGATGGGAACCACCAGGGCTTTGGCGTTTTCCACCCCGCCGTGTTCCAGCGTATCCAGGTGGCTGATATCGCCATAGGTGAAGGGCACGCCCAGGGCATTGAGCTGATCGCGGAGGCGGGGATTGAAGTCGATCACGGCCACGGGCAGATCGCGATTGCGCAGTTTGTGGACGAGGAATGCGCCGGTGCGAAAGCAACCCACCAGCATGACGGCGTTGTCGCCCTCCGGGCTCGTCGGCACCGAATCGGAGGGTGTGCGGCGAGCCCACCCGCGCTTGCTCATCCACCGCATGGTGTGGAGGGCGATGGGATGGCTGAACTGCAGCAGATAGGTGGACAGTGTTGAGGTGACCAGCAGGAGGATGATCACCAGCGACACCGAATCTGAAGCGATGTGCCGGTACTGTGTAGCCCCGAGCAGCACCACGACCAGGCCGAATTCGCCGGTCTGGGACAGATGGATGGCGCTCAAGATTCCGACGCGGTCGTCGTAACCCACGATGCGGACTGCGGGCCAGACGGTCAGTACCCGGCTGGCGATGACCATGAGGACGATTGCCGCCGCCAAGGCGGCTTGCCCGCCGGCGGGGATCTCCAGGAGCATACCCAGGGACACGAAGAAGAGGGTAACGAAGAAATCGCGCAACGAACGGACCTTGGCCACCACGTCGATCGTGTAGGGGTACTGAGCGATGCTGACTCCCGCGATGAGGGCTCCCATCGCCTCGGAGAAACCAAGCAGGATGGCGGCATAACAGACCATGAAACACCAGCTAATCGCGCTGAGGAGCAGGACTTCCGGCGTCTTGGCCACCCATTTGAACAGCAGGGGCAGGACGAAGCGGCTGATCGCGATTGCCCCTACCAGCAACACCAGCCCTTTGAGCATGGCCAGTCCCATGACCGCGATGGGCAGGGAACCGGCTTTGCCCAGGCTGGGCTGAATGGCCAGCACGGCGATGGCCAGCACGTCTTGAAGGAGCAGCACGCCCAGCGTCACCCGACCCGGCAGCGTGCCCAGTTCGCTGCGATCGCTGAGCAGCTTGACGGTAATCATCGTGCTGGAGAACGCTCCGGCGATCCCGAGATAGGCGCTCTGCATCGAACCGACGCCCATGAGCCGGCACACGGCGAAGACCAGCACATACGAGCCGACCACCTGTACGGCGGTGATGGCCGCGGCCTTTCGGCCGGTAGCCAGGAGTTGTCGGAGGTCGATTTCCAGGCCGACGATGAACAGGAGGAA
This DNA window, taken from Phycisphaerae bacterium, encodes the following:
- a CDS encoding cation:proton antiporter, with the protein product MPGYALHHVCPLLLDSSSGAAPTSHGDLAIAIGLAIVAATMLAYLARVARQPLLLAYIAAGVAIGPKLGLGWVADTAPIETLARLGLAFLLFIVGLEIDLRQLLATGRKAAAITAVQVVGSYVLVFAVCRLMGVGSMQSAYLGIAGAFSSTMITVKLLSDRSELGTLPGRVTLGVLLLQDVLAIAVLAIQPSLGKAGSLPIAVMGLAMLKGLVLLVGAIAISRFVLPLLFKWVAKTPEVLLLSAISWCFMVCYAAILLGFSEAMGALIAGVSIAQYPYTIDVVAKVRSLRDFFVTLFFVSLGMLLEIPAGGQAALAAAIVLMVIASRVLTVWPAVRIVGYDDRVGILSAIHLSQTGEFGLVVVLLGATQYRHIASDSVSLVIILLLVTSTLSTYLLQFSHPIALHTMRWMSKRGWARRTPSDSVPTSPEGDNAVMLVGCFRTGAFLVHKLRNRDLPVAVIDFNPRLRDQLNALGVPFTYGDISHLDTLEHGGVENAKALVVPISDDFLRGIDNAHLLKMLRRVNPQAKIIVTATSIEQATRLYELGADYVVLPELLSAEAIIAAIDAAFEGHTESPLHSNPVELAKCASLNL